The DNA segment AGTGCTCGGTGCTTCCGCGTTTGAGCGCGTTTTTCTCCGCCTTTCAACAACGGTTGACACAATGGCAGGAGggatgggagagagagaaaggggagGGGGATAGGGGAGGGATATACAGTGGTTTACCATTTAGTTCTTGTGTGGCGGAAGTAGGTTACCTTAATTACCACCATCGGTTGAAGCAAACTGATCGGGAGGGGCGAAACAATGGGACGGAAAAACTACTAAACGAATAGAGTGCATATTCCAGTAGCAGTTTGTTTAATTGATTAGTCGTTTGCAATAGTTTAGTAATAAAAGTCAATTGTAGTGAATTTTGGAACTCATTCCAATCCAATAGAAAATCTATATCGATCAATTTCTATTTGAGAGTAGTACGCAGGCTATTTCCAACCTACTCTAGCTGCAAAGATGTTTTATTCCAGAAATGTCCGCTTGCTGCTAGTCTTCCTCTCAATGATTCGATGTCCTTCAGGCAATCAGGCAATGATTCCATGCCCTTCAGTTCCGAActtcctccaaaaaaaaagaacggaaaAAGCAGAACAATTCACAGCTCTCTTCGttcgtttatttgtttatgacCGTGAATTACGTTACTGCGCTTTTCGATTGGGAAATGTAGTATTCCTCCATAGCGATGACGCAGCGCGGAGCCACATGCAAAATTGATGACCCAACCCCTACCCTCCACCAAACGGCGACAAATCCGATTTGGGACGGCGAATGAGCATTTTATTGTCCGCTCGGCAAAGTTATGGCTCTGTGGCAACGGCCACGTCCGGCGACCATCCCTAACCCGGGATCTATACATCCTTGGCTGCGCTGCATGCATCCATGTTCCAATGTTCCGATCCTAGCATGGCAAATACCGCTGAATGCGCGCTGGCACAATGCGTCGCAATTTTCCGGCTGCTATGAAACCGGAAATCGTAAAGTTGCCTTTTTAACGAGCAAAGTTTTGTGGCGATTTTTTCCCTTCagtatttgtttctttttttttctttctatttcaaCGAGACACTCATTGTCGGATCACTAGGGTGTCTCTCACATCATGCATCCCACCACGCTCCGTCTCCCGAGACGGTGGTGTGGTTGAGAAAACAGTGTCAAGTGGCAAACCGCGATCCGATGACAGTGTTATGTGCCAGGGTCCAGCGGTGTAGCATGGCAAACGTCAAGCCCCAtcttctttttccctttcgGCGTTTGACCTCCCATTGGATGGTAATAAAAGTTGTGCCGAAACGTGACCGATAGTATGGTTTACAAAGGCGTACACCAGGGAAGGAATGAAGGGCATGACCGAGCACTCGAAAGGGGAAAACAGACACATCAATGTTATGCGCCTCCCGCACGTCCTGCAGGACGAGTGCAGGAACTGGCCGCCAATGCAAAGAGGCAAGCCGTATCCTGTCTCGACCGGAAATATGATAGTTTTGTGTGCTATTTTGGGTGCCCGGATCGTCTTACACATCAGCCCAATTGGTCCTACTTGTCATTCATAGCGTGTCGGTCGTTGGAAAGCGCTTCGCATAGATTTAGAAGCTTTCGTGTAGAAACGAACGCAAAAAGAACCCGAGAACGGCTTCAAGTTTGCAGCCAATTACGTCGTTTTGATCGATCGAGCATCGAGCGTAGAGAATTGATGTGGAAAGTTGGAGGAACTGCAAATAAGACGAGTGATAAATGTGATTACTCTCGTTTCAATTTTTAGACTAGTCTAGTGTTTGATGCGTACCAATCCCAGAGAGCATGAGTTCTGCCCCGTGGAGCAACAATTTCTCGCCAGTAGTTGGCGTCACATTCTCATGttgaacaaagcaaaaaaggaacatcACAAAAAGGAACTGCCAGCGATCTTTTgaggaaataaaacatttaacaaTTAAGATGCAAAACAAGACGAACACTTCAAAAGTACGATGATTTCACAAGCATCAGACGTGAAATTTTAGATTTTCCTTCGCCTACAGccacgctgtgtgtgtgtgtgtgtgtgtgcttactCGGTGTCCCGCCTAACACATTGATGACCGGCAGTGCTCGAGCACACCAATGATTTGCACCAATTATGGTTGCCACATGGTTGCGAAGGTGGCGAAAATTCACACACCCCGTGGTTTCCATTTTGATCTTCGCCGTCTTGCTGTCACCGCTAGAGAAGGGAGGGTAGAGCGGTTCTCTTCAGTGGGTggtgcgagaaaaaaaaagaaaagaaacacattgCATAATAAGCATAATGGTGCACCGGGGCGGCATCGATGTAATTTGGAAGCGATGCTttaaagcagaagaaaaaacggttttttttttcattgcttggCGACTGGTAAGGCCATATTGtgtcatttgttttttatttgtctgatgtatacaacacacacatacgtaaaAGTAACACATAGAGAGAGGATCAATGGAAAAATGATCCTCATCAAATTGCACCAATGCACAATGTGTTCGGAAAACGTTCGTGTGCACACGTTGAATTGTAAGCGCGCGTTCCCGCCGTCCGCGCACAAGCGTTGGCTCGCACAAATTCTAATGCACGCAACAACAtgacgcaacacacacacatgctggAGTATGTTCCAAATTCCGTTGCAAGCGCAGAGCGCGGGTTCAGCCGTTCCACGATCGCGACCTGCGGATGGCATTCTTACCCGCCGACATCCCTTCGAGCGTTCGATGAACTTTACCTCACACTATAATTATCCGGCGCGTGTGAAGATGATCTCCGGACGACCAGCAGTCCAAAACGTCCCAAGCAGGGTGACGAAATATCGGACCGCGTAAAACTGCTTCGCCCTCCGGTGAGTGTTTCTAGGAGCGGGAAATTACGCTAGCCCAACGAAAAGGAGAAGAATCTCGAAAAGATGAAGCCATCCTGCCTTACTCACACGCGAGGAGGTCTTCTCCAGTATCCAGTAGCCGGTTTGAGTCACCGAAACGTGGGACCAAGCCCCCCCCTCGCCTTTTTTTGGCCAGAAACCTATGCCGATCGATCGGGGATGTTCTGCCAAATTTCTCGCCTTCGCGTCGCACAAAATTATACATGGCGGATCGTGCACCGCAGCACCACGATCATCAGCAGCCTCTTCTGCCCAATCGTTGTGCAATGCCGTGGCACCCCCCTTTGGGAAGCCTGAGTATCGGGCCACTCCAGCAAGGGTTGGATTCGCGCAGCCCGCGCGGAAACTTTGATGATTCATACACTCAACAATGGGCGACGCGTACACGGTGTGGCTGACTGTGTGAAGGGACACATACGGTGTGTGGGCCATTCGGCTAGGAGCATAAATGATTCATGAGCGTAATTTGCGATCGGTGGAAAATTATGGGTAAGACCCAAGCCCTAATGGGTTTAAAATCACTAGCTGGTGGTATGAAGCGATCAACGGGGTGTCTCTGTTCGTTTGTGGGACAAATtcatatttaaacaatttacaaCATCAACTAACTGGGTTTGTTATTGATAAAATTATCTTCAATTAAAGCGTCACTGAACACGCtcccaaagaagaaaaagaaaaaatctaaattaattttccttttgctcTGAAAAGCACATCGCCTGTTTTCCGCACCGTTGCAATTAATGCATTCGATTCCGGTTTTTCGCTCTATCCATCCTACCGTAGGTCCAACTCACCGGCTTTATTTGTGATggccatttaaatttgaattcaaTTCCTACCACCACCCTGGTCGCCTCTTACCGCATCACCCGGTCGGTGGTGCCATTCGCCGAGCCAAACAGGTTATTTCTCCTGCGGAGGTACATAACTGGAACGGAGCGGTTAGCTTGAATCTGCTGTAACCgggcatgatgatgatgcatatGAATGTTCAGCTTcgatacacatgcacacacgcggCATCAGCacggaaagcaacaacaaaaaaagcaagccATGTTTCGTAATCGATTTCTGGCTGCACAAACATTACATCTTCCCCGTACCGTTTGCCCAGCGTGGCTACCCAATGGTTTGGCCGTGTGGCTCCGGACACCGGAGATGAGCTGGgtggatggatttttttttccaccgAGGACATACAGGATAAGTGCATACAGCTGTCAGCGGATTCGATCCGTTACACTGCTGGAGGGCATTTGTGAAGCATTCGTTTGAAATTGCATTGATGTTTGTGTCCATACAAGGATAATAGTAGATCTACCTGTTGCATGGCATGAAAATGGGTCATTTCAATACGGTATTATCACGATTTGCATCCAATTGTCAATACTTACGCTTTGCGCGATCGGGTGTTTTCGGCATGTTATGTACGTGACACTTTATTGCGCTATTATGCGATAAGAAGGCGCTATTTAACCCCACACCAAGAGCAACATTTTCCCACCAATACAAATGTAATGTACACGATCTGATATACAAACAAGTATAAGAAATGAGACACGATACGCACTGCAGAACGTACAATAATATAGAATGTGAGTTAAGTGGATGAACCTTTGTAGCAAGCCCAAAACTAACATCCCAATAAAACTATGCACGCTTTTGTGTGGCCCAAGTGACGCTCGATGTTTTCCTCTGTTTTGCCTGTTGTATATGGGTACATTTTGACAGCGAATGGCGTGAAAGCAGCTCACTGTGGTGGTTTGGCATGTGTCAAGATATGCCCTTGCATTCCAAGCAAGCTGATAAGGGCACGCATATGAAAAAACAGATCACGGAGCACAATACTTTCGTCATATCTATGAAAGTAATGAAACATTTATGAACAGTCAAAAATCTAcaagaataatatttatttgcattttgcaaaatttcattCCATGTTTGCTCCGTACATAAAATGAaagcaatcaaataaaatatgaattgATTGTCCAGtaaaatgtttcatatttATTGTCATGGTGGCAGGCATCGGGATGCAATTGTTACTGACAtataatattcaaaaaatgtaGATCactatttatttaatacataATAATGGTTAAATCAGACCGATCGACATCTATAGTAGTTGGCGGCGGTTCTTTGTTGACGATACGTTTACGCCAAAGCAGAAGTCCTACGTTGAGGCCGTGCAGCAAGATGGATAACAGTAAAATCCAATAGCATACCCCTAGGGAAGCTAGCCCGTCAGAGCTGTAGGGAATCTGTGTTGTAAGCGTATCCGTGATGGCAATGTTATCGGCTAGAGTACTAGCAAACAATGCTCCCCACATTATCATGCACAGTGCAGTGGACCCAAGGGCCACCCCATTCCAGATGTACAATCCAAACACGCTGAACACCGGTTCGATCGGATTAAAGAGCACGTTAATGATGGAAAAACTGGCCGAAATAGCTGCAAAACTTATAGCAATTCCGATAAACACCACCGTCGAAACCCACAGCCCAGTGTTGATAAAGTTACTGCGATCGATGTTGGCGGATGCTTGACGATTTTGGGGGAATATTGGTGGATCGATCCTATGGACAAGTGGAAGCATCCTTGAAGAACTGCTGGGACAATCGGCAGGGGGCAATCCTTTTAAGAGTTGCAAAACTTCCTCGGTTCGTGACTCTTCATCTTCTTGACAGCTGTATGCACACACATATTCGTGATAAAGACAGGTAACTGTAACAGAGAGAAATGAAATGAGATTATGAGTACACACACTACGGTCTAGTATGGCAAATGCGTTTGCATGATGTTCATCCTTACGTGTTAAAGTGTAGTACCGCGAATTGGGCAGAAAGTTTTGAGTTAAGGAACCCGAAAACAGCCCGTAGTTTATTTCACTATTCCCGGACGCGTTGCTTTCATATGCCTCCGATGTTATCTAGAACGGAAATAACATGAATGATGTAGAACGTTCCACTCTCATCACATTTTGCTCTACTGTATATACCCAATACGGTGTACAAAGTGAGACTATTAACACAATCAATGAAACACATGATACAATAAATGTGGCAAAGATTAAATTCCATTTCGTTTTAGCCATTGCTTAAGCACGTAGCTCTTTACACATTGATGCCTTTTTAATAAACCGCTTGCAATTTAATCACTTCAATGTGTATAGTTTctaatgaagatgatgatacTTCACTCGTAGTTCCGCTCAAACTGAGTCATTTGTTAGAGCTGAATGTAACATTCACCCAGTAGAGGTGTGCACGCGAGTAGAAATAAGATAAGAGTTTAATTTGCCATTGAGGACTGATAACAGGTATTGGTGTGATTATGAACATGAGGATGCTCGTTGAATCTTCACACGAAAAATGTAATAAGAAAACCTATCAGCATTAATATTTAGTCTCTTTTCTATTCTTCACGGCGGAGGTGCGTGTTTTTGTGGAATATAAAAAcgaaattttaatttgttctaTTTCGTTCATGGATACTGATGTACTTCAAGTTTGTCTTTCATCTAATTCA comes from the Anopheles coluzzii chromosome 2, AcolN3, whole genome shotgun sequence genome and includes:
- the LOC120953666 gene encoding uncharacterized protein LOC120953666, with the protein product MAKTKWNLIFATFIVSCVSLIVLIVSLCTPYWITSEAYESNASGNSEINYGLFSGSLTQNFLPNSRYYTLTLTCLYHEYVCAYSCQEDEESRTEEVLQLLKGLPPADCPSSSSRMLPLVHRIDPPIFPQNRQASANIDRSNFINTGLWVSTVVFIGIAISFAAISASFSIINVLFNPIEPVFSVFGLYIWNGVALGSTALCMIMWGALFASTLADNIAITDTLTTQIPYSSDGLASLGVCYWILLLSILLHGLNVGLLLWRKRIVNKEPPPTTIDVDRSDLTIIMY